A window of the Elusimicrobiota bacterium genome harbors these coding sequences:
- a CDS encoding phospholipase D-like domain-containing protein yields MLFKRTILITILAASAGLCSTPAFSAETPSQVKVRKQASERRIASTKHSLLIQPASSRGPILEMIDKAQSTLDLVIYEMDDTDIINAMIKAAKRGVKVRAIFDVRSKHFIPNPNPATMKIMSAGGVSVKEASSALFPITHQKTLVADNSSAIVMSFNLCPGYFGGTRDFGILTTDANEVADIAKTFEADWNGQVYRHPSSPLVWSPDNARQKLLGLINSASATLDIYSLEVKDADTLKALGAAVKRGVKVRLIAAKLMEGDKDVNADGLARVKEAGVAAKSMQALFVHGKMILADYGAQSAAAYVGSQNFSASSLDHNRELGIISVSSAVLKGLRETFDSDWDSIR; encoded by the coding sequence ATGCTTTTTAAAAGAACTATCCTTATAACCATACTCGCCGCTTCGGCAGGCCTATGCAGCACGCCGGCTTTCTCCGCGGAGACGCCTTCCCAGGTGAAAGTCCGCAAGCAGGCCAGTGAAAGGCGCATAGCCTCCACAAAACACTCGCTGCTGATACAGCCGGCGTCTTCCCGCGGCCCCATCCTGGAAATGATAGACAAGGCGCAGAGCACGCTCGATCTGGTCATATACGAAATGGACGACACCGACATCATCAACGCCATGATAAAGGCGGCTAAAAGGGGCGTAAAGGTGCGCGCGATATTCGACGTCCGCTCCAAGCATTTCATCCCCAATCCGAACCCGGCCACCATGAAGATCATGTCCGCCGGCGGCGTGTCCGTGAAAGAGGCTTCTTCCGCGCTTTTCCCGATAACGCACCAGAAGACTTTGGTGGCCGATAATTCCAGCGCCATCGTTATGAGCTTCAACCTGTGCCCGGGCTATTTTGGAGGCACCAGGGATTTCGGCATACTTACCACGGACGCCAACGAGGTGGCCGATATAGCCAAAACCTTCGAGGCGGACTGGAACGGCCAGGTTTACAGGCATCCCTCATCTCCGCTGGTCTGGAGCCCGGATAACGCCAGGCAGAAACTGCTGGGCCTGATAAATTCCGCCTCGGCCACCTTGGACATCTACAGCCTGGAGGTCAAGGACGCGGACACGCTGAAGGCCCTTGGCGCCGCGGTCAAGCGGGGGGTAAAGGTCCGCCTGATAGCGGCCAAACTTATGGAGGGAGACAAGGACGTGAACGCCGACGGCCTCGCGCGAGTGAAAGAGGCCGGGGTGGCGGCCAAATCCATGCAGGCGCTTTTTGTCCACGGCAAAATGATACTGGCTGATTACGGCGCGCAGTCCGCAGCCGCTTACGTGGGCTCGCAGAATTTTTCGGCCTCTTCGCTGGACCACAACCGCGAACTCGGCATAATTTCCGTCAGTTCCGCGGTCCTTAAGGGCCTGAGAGAGACCTTCGATTCCGACTGGGACTCCATCCGGTGA